In a single window of the Streptomyces cinnabarinus genome:
- a CDS encoding cation-translocating P-type ATPase, giving the protein MDGRATTAVAGEGAHELAAEVVAARLEVDPATGLSGAEAAVRAMEHGPNRLAEPARRPEWLKFLDQFRNWLIGILLIAAVVAAVIGDIKDAVVITVVLQINAVLGYLQERRAERSLEALRRMLVPTARVRRDGAEREIEALALVPGDVVLLEAGDRVPADGRLTVAESVEVAEAALTGESQPVAKNVGPTGPVPLAERTGMLFMNTALTRGRAEMIVTATGMRTELGAIAEALRTGAEPPSPLQIQLDSLGRRLALLSGVAVAAYALVALVRGEGLGDLALRAVALAVAAIPEGLPAVLALTLALGVHRMARRGAIVKRLASVESLGSATVVCSDKTGTLTLNEMTVRSLWTAGRLYDVTGEGYDTRGAVRDSAGTDRSEELRDAVLPFALCNDARLTDDGFVGDPTEAALVVLAAKTGMDADGLRAEQPRAAELPFDAATKYMATFHTEPGGRTRVHVKGAVDVLLEHCAEALTDEGATELDDGRRGEILAVTSRLGGAGLRVLGAATAVLDGPPDPSALPALTLVSVAGIADPPRPQARDAMALCRSAGVEVKMITGDHADTAAAIARELDIRGAVVTGAELEGMTEEELAERIEGVGVFARVAPEHKVTIVRALTGRGHVVAMTGDGVNDAAALRAAHIGVAMGRTGTDVAKEAADVVLTDDDFSTIVRAVREGRAIYDNIVKFVRFQLSTNVGAILTLLGASLAGLPAPLSAAQLLWINIIMDGPPAMALAVDPARDDVMRHPPRDPEERILDARRLVAITRAGAVMALGTVCLLALARGRVATDTALTMAFTTFVLFQLFNSLSVRADDGPLLGRHQLRNRTLWLCLAGVLAVQVAAVHVPWMRSVFGTVPLDAVQWAVCAATASTVLLVELAVRGTRRGAR; this is encoded by the coding sequence ATGGACGGGCGGGCGACCACGGCGGTCGCGGGGGAGGGCGCCCATGAACTGGCCGCCGAGGTCGTGGCGGCCCGCCTGGAAGTCGACCCGGCGACCGGACTCAGCGGCGCCGAGGCCGCCGTACGCGCGATGGAACACGGGCCCAACCGGCTGGCTGAACCGGCCCGCCGCCCGGAGTGGCTGAAGTTCCTCGACCAGTTCCGCAACTGGCTGATCGGCATTCTGCTGATCGCCGCCGTGGTGGCCGCCGTGATCGGCGACATCAAGGACGCGGTGGTGATCACCGTCGTCCTCCAGATCAACGCCGTGCTGGGCTACCTCCAGGAGCGGCGCGCCGAGCGCAGCTTGGAGGCCCTGCGCCGGATGCTCGTCCCCACCGCCCGGGTCCGTCGCGACGGCGCCGAACGCGAGATCGAGGCACTGGCGCTGGTCCCCGGGGACGTGGTCCTGCTGGAGGCGGGCGACCGGGTACCGGCGGACGGACGGCTGACCGTCGCGGAGTCGGTGGAGGTCGCCGAGGCCGCCCTGACCGGCGAGTCCCAGCCGGTCGCCAAGAACGTCGGGCCGACCGGTCCGGTGCCGCTCGCCGAGCGCACCGGCATGCTGTTCATGAACACCGCGCTCACCCGGGGCCGCGCCGAGATGATCGTCACGGCCACCGGGATGCGGACCGAACTCGGCGCCATCGCCGAGGCGTTGCGCACCGGCGCGGAACCGCCGAGCCCGCTCCAGATCCAGCTGGACAGCCTCGGCCGCCGCCTGGCCCTGCTCAGCGGCGTCGCCGTCGCCGCGTACGCGCTGGTGGCGCTGGTGCGCGGGGAGGGACTCGGGGACCTCGCCCTGCGCGCCGTGGCACTGGCCGTCGCCGCCATCCCCGAGGGCCTGCCGGCCGTCCTCGCCCTCACCCTGGCACTCGGCGTCCACCGCATGGCCCGCCGCGGCGCCATCGTCAAGCGCCTGGCCTCGGTGGAGTCCCTCGGCTCGGCGACGGTGGTGTGCAGCGACAAGACCGGCACCCTGACCCTGAACGAGATGACCGTCCGCTCCCTGTGGACCGCCGGACGCCTCTACGACGTCACGGGCGAGGGCTACGACACCCGGGGCGCCGTCCGCGACAGCGCGGGCACCGACCGCTCCGAGGAACTGCGGGACGCCGTCCTGCCGTTCGCGCTCTGCAACGACGCCCGCCTCACCGACGACGGCTTCGTCGGCGACCCGACGGAGGCGGCCCTGGTCGTCCTCGCCGCCAAGACCGGCATGGACGCCGACGGACTGCGCGCCGAGCAGCCGCGGGCCGCCGAGCTGCCCTTCGACGCCGCGACGAAGTACATGGCCACCTTCCACACCGAGCCCGGCGGACGCACCCGCGTCCACGTCAAGGGCGCGGTGGACGTCCTGCTGGAGCACTGCGCCGAGGCGCTCACCGACGAGGGCGCGACGGAACTCGACGACGGCCGCCGAGGCGAGATCCTCGCCGTGACCTCACGGCTGGGCGGCGCGGGCCTGCGGGTCCTGGGCGCCGCCACCGCCGTACTCGACGGGCCGCCCGACCCCTCCGCGCTGCCCGCCCTCACCCTGGTGTCGGTCGCGGGGATCGCCGATCCGCCGCGTCCGCAGGCCCGGGACGCGATGGCCCTGTGCCGGTCGGCCGGTGTCGAGGTGAAGATGATCACCGGTGACCATGCGGACACCGCGGCCGCCATCGCCCGCGAGCTCGACATCCGCGGCGCGGTGGTGACCGGCGCCGAGCTGGAGGGGATGACCGAGGAGGAACTGGCCGAACGCATCGAGGGCGTCGGGGTGTTCGCCCGGGTCGCCCCCGAGCACAAGGTCACCATCGTGCGGGCGCTGACCGGCCGCGGGCACGTCGTCGCCATGACAGGCGACGGCGTGAACGACGCGGCGGCGCTGCGGGCGGCGCACATCGGCGTGGCGATGGGCCGCACCGGCACGGACGTGGCCAAGGAGGCCGCCGACGTGGTCCTGACCGACGACGACTTCTCCACGATCGTGCGGGCCGTGCGCGAAGGCCGGGCCATCTACGACAACATCGTCAAGTTCGTGCGCTTCCAGCTGTCCACCAACGTCGGCGCCATCCTGACCCTGCTCGGCGCGTCCCTGGCCGGACTGCCCGCCCCGCTGAGCGCGGCCCAGCTCCTGTGGATCAACATCATCATGGACGGGCCGCCCGCGATGGCCCTGGCCGTCGACCCGGCCCGCGACGACGTGATGCGGCACCCGCCGCGCGATCCCGAGGAGCGGATCCTGGACGCCCGCCGCCTTGTGGCCATCACCCGGGCCGGCGCGGTGATGGCCCTGGGCACCGTGTGCCTGCTGGCCCTGGCCCGCGGACGGGTCGCCACGGATACCGCGCTGACCATGGCGTTCACCACGTTCGTGCTGTTCCAGCTCTTCAACTCGCTCAGCGTGCGAGCGGACGACGGCCCGCTGCTGGGCCGCCACCAACTGCGCAACCGCACCCTGTGGCTGTGCCTGGCGGGCGTCCTGGCCGTGCAGGTCGCCGCCGTCCATGTGCCCTGGATGCGCAGCGTGTTCGGCACGGTCCCGCTCGACGCGGTGCAGTGGGCGGTGTGTGCGGCGACGGCCTCCACGGTGCTGCTGGTGGAGTTGGCCGTGCGCGGGACGCGGCGTGGTGCGCGCTAG
- a CDS encoding universal stress protein: MNGPVVVGVDGSESSLTAVEVAAREATLRGVGLRLVHAFGWPSLHVPSRVPPWSPASAGVRELIDGTLTEAERRAHTIAPHLDIAREVVVGEPLMVLELETRTASLAVVGSRGLSRFGSLLLGSTAGHLAAHGRCPVLIVRGRPEPAGPVLLAVDGSPRSEAAVEFAFAYASLHGTGLRALHAWNTRTERVYESPGDPPFVTYDEGRLHDEEERLLAEALGGLGEKYPDVEVERRLVRGRIRHTLIEATAEAGLVVVGARGRGGFTGLLLGSVSQAVLHHAQCPVAVVRAEGE; encoded by the coding sequence ATGAACGGTCCTGTGGTCGTGGGAGTGGACGGATCGGAGTCGAGCCTGACCGCGGTGGAGGTCGCCGCCCGGGAGGCCACTCTGCGGGGCGTCGGCCTGCGGCTGGTGCACGCCTTCGGGTGGCCGTCGCTGCACGTGCCGTCCCGGGTGCCGCCCTGGAGCCCGGCGAGCGCCGGGGTGCGCGAGCTGATCGACGGCACCCTCACCGAGGCCGAACGGCGGGCGCACACGATCGCACCGCACCTGGACATCGCGCGCGAAGTCGTCGTCGGCGAGCCGCTGATGGTGCTGGAACTCGAGACGCGGACCGCCTCCCTGGCCGTCGTCGGCAGCCGGGGCCTGAGCCGCTTCGGCAGCCTGCTGCTCGGCTCCACCGCCGGGCACCTCGCCGCCCACGGCCGCTGTCCCGTCCTGATCGTGCGGGGCAGGCCCGAACCGGCCGGACCGGTCCTGCTGGCGGTGGACGGTTCGCCCCGCTCCGAGGCCGCCGTCGAGTTCGCCTTCGCGTACGCCTCGCTGCACGGCACGGGACTGCGGGCCCTGCACGCCTGGAACACCCGCACCGAACGGGTCTACGAGTCCCCTGGTGACCCGCCCTTCGTCACCTACGACGAGGGTCGGCTGCACGACGAGGAGGAGCGGCTGCTCGCCGAAGCGCTCGGCGGGCTGGGCGAGAAGTACCCGGACGTCGAGGTGGAGCGCCGGCTGGTGCGCGGCCGGATCCGGCACACGTTGATCGAGGCCACCGCCGAAGCCGGTCTCGTCGTGGTCGGGGCCCGTGGCCGCGGCGGCTTCACCGGGCTCCTGCTCGGCTCGGTCAGCCAGGCGGTGCTGCACCACGCCCAGTGCCCGGTCGCCGTCGTCCGCGCCGAAGGGGAGTAG
- a CDS encoding universal stress protein, whose protein sequence is MTGPVVVGLDGSPESVTAAWWAAREAVNRRLPVLLLHSWTTQPLDVPIAQEAHHKRLYGQEVLQQTSAALLHRYADLDLTTELVSAPAARALLDRAENAELLVLGSRGHGSVASFLLGSISLHVLGLAPCPAVAVRADDPAVEAGWEQPAAAEKDEIVVGVGRPEDRAADALLEFAFTTAAAHGCRVRAVTALPLSTTLLAQPGADEVEEMAGARLAETLAPWREKFPDVPVVQHIAMGPATQVLLTASAHARLTVVGRKHQTSHLTWKLGPVAHAALHHVPCPVAVVPTG, encoded by the coding sequence ATGACCGGACCCGTCGTCGTCGGGCTCGACGGTTCGCCCGAGAGTGTGACGGCCGCATGGTGGGCCGCACGCGAAGCCGTGAACCGGCGCCTGCCCGTCCTGCTCCTGCACTCCTGGACCACCCAGCCGCTCGACGTGCCGATCGCCCAGGAGGCGCACCACAAGCGGCTGTACGGCCAGGAGGTCCTGCAACAAACCTCGGCCGCGCTGCTGCACCGGTACGCCGACCTGGACCTGACCACGGAGCTGGTCTCCGCTCCCGCGGCGCGGGCGCTGCTGGACCGGGCCGAGAACGCGGAGCTGCTCGTCCTGGGCTCGCGCGGACACGGCTCGGTGGCGAGCTTCCTGCTCGGCTCCATCAGCCTGCACGTCCTGGGCCTCGCGCCGTGTCCGGCCGTCGCCGTGCGGGCGGACGACCCCGCCGTGGAAGCGGGCTGGGAGCAGCCCGCGGCGGCGGAGAAGGACGAGATCGTCGTCGGGGTCGGCCGACCCGAGGACCGTGCGGCCGACGCCCTGCTGGAGTTCGCGTTCACCACGGCCGCGGCACACGGATGCCGGGTACGGGCGGTGACGGCGCTGCCCCTGTCCACCACGCTGCTGGCGCAGCCGGGAGCGGACGAGGTCGAGGAGATGGCGGGGGCGCGCCTGGCGGAGACGCTGGCACCGTGGCGGGAGAAGTTCCCCGACGTGCCCGTGGTCCAGCACATCGCCATGGGCCCGGCCACGCAGGTGCTGCTGACCGCGTCCGCCCACGCCCGCCTCACCGTCGTGGGGCGCAAGCACCAGACCTCGCACCTGACCTGGAAGCTCGGGCCGGTCGCCCACGCGGCCCTGCACCACGTGCCGTGCCCGGTCGCCGTGGTCCCGACCGGCTGA
- a CDS encoding glycoside hydrolase family 65 protein, producing the protein MTGWTWEYEGYEPADQRLRESLCTLGNGYFATRGALPECVADDIHYPGTYVAGCYNRLTSDVAGRQVENEDMVNVPNWLPLRFRPVGGSWLTPDTATVLEHRMDLLLASGVLERRTRFDLGEGGVLSVLQRRIVHMADPHLAALRTEFTAEGFSGELEVEALLDGSVTNAGVPRYRDLDGRHLTHVHAGTAVPETVWLRCRTRTSDIRIGMAARLVSEAPVVVRNKSPRTTQHTVLSLAEGRTVTVDKIVALHTSRDPAISDPLYAAIDRVGRVPGFDDLLVSHRTAWNQLWRRAALDVAGEAGRILRLHLFHVLQTLSPHTADLDVGVPARGLHGEAYRGHVFWDELFVLPFLNLHFPEVSRALLRYRHRRLEQACTSALVVGRRGALYPWQSGSDGREETQQLHLNPRSGRWLPDNSRLQYHVGSAIAYNVWQYYEASGDMEFLHTKGAEMLLRIARFWADAAVHDDTLGRHRIKGVVGPDEYHDAYPEASAPGLDDNAYTNVTAAWVLARTLELIDALPEPRRRELTERTGLDGSELERWEEVSRTLHVPFHRGVISQFDGYGELAELPWAEYRQRYGDIRRLDRILEAEGDTVNRYQASKQADVLMLGYLFAPAELRDLFSRLGVRFDDDIWHRTVDYYLHRTSHGSTLSGLVHGWVLARARRAEAWKFCQEALQGDIADVQGGTTGEGIHLGAMAGTLDLVQRGLTGLETRGGALWLDPVPLPELSSYGFALRYQGNWGVRVHLERRELDIAVPSSDQSPIEVRLPDRTVVVEPGETVRLKLPD; encoded by the coding sequence GTGACGGGATGGACCTGGGAGTACGAGGGCTATGAGCCCGCGGACCAACGGTTGCGCGAGTCCCTGTGCACGCTGGGCAACGGCTACTTCGCCACGCGGGGAGCACTCCCGGAGTGCGTGGCCGACGACATCCACTATCCGGGCACCTACGTCGCGGGCTGCTACAACCGGCTGACCTCCGACGTGGCGGGGCGGCAGGTCGAGAACGAGGACATGGTCAACGTCCCCAACTGGCTGCCGCTGCGGTTCCGTCCGGTCGGCGGATCCTGGCTCACCCCGGACACCGCGACGGTGCTGGAGCACCGGATGGACCTGCTGCTGGCCTCCGGCGTGCTGGAGCGCCGCACCCGCTTCGACCTCGGCGAGGGAGGAGTTCTGTCGGTGCTCCAGCGGCGGATCGTGCACATGGCCGATCCGCATCTGGCCGCCCTGCGCACCGAGTTCACCGCCGAGGGCTTCTCCGGCGAGCTGGAGGTGGAGGCCCTGCTGGACGGCTCCGTCACCAACGCCGGTGTACCGCGCTACCGCGACCTCGACGGGCGCCATCTGACCCATGTGCACGCGGGCACCGCCGTGCCGGAGACGGTGTGGCTGCGCTGCCGCACCCGCACCTCCGACATCCGGATCGGCATGGCCGCCAGGCTGGTCTCCGAGGCGCCGGTCGTCGTCCGGAACAAGAGCCCGCGCACCACCCAGCACACCGTCCTGAGCCTGGCCGAGGGCAGAACGGTCACCGTCGACAAGATCGTCGCCCTGCACACCTCGCGCGACCCGGCCATCAGTGACCCGCTGTACGCCGCGATCGACCGGGTCGGCCGTGTGCCCGGCTTCGACGACCTGCTGGTGTCCCACCGCACGGCCTGGAACCAGCTCTGGCGCCGGGCCGCCCTGGACGTCGCGGGCGAGGCGGGGCGCATTCTGCGGCTGCACCTCTTCCACGTGCTCCAGACCCTCTCCCCGCACACCGCCGACCTGGACGTGGGCGTGCCCGCCCGGGGCTTGCACGGCGAGGCCTACCGCGGCCATGTGTTCTGGGACGAGCTGTTCGTGCTGCCCTTCCTCAACCTGCACTTCCCCGAGGTCTCCCGGGCCCTGCTGCGCTACCGCCACCGGCGCCTGGAACAGGCCTGCACATCCGCCCTTGTGGTCGGCCGCAGAGGCGCCCTGTACCCCTGGCAGAGCGGCAGCGACGGGCGCGAGGAGACCCAGCAGCTCCACCTCAACCCGCGCTCGGGGCGCTGGCTGCCGGACAACTCCCGGCTCCAGTACCACGTCGGCTCGGCCATCGCGTACAACGTGTGGCAGTACTACGAGGCCAGCGGCGACATGGAGTTCCTGCACACCAAGGGTGCGGAGATGCTGCTGCGGATCGCCCGGTTCTGGGCGGACGCGGCCGTCCACGACGACACGCTCGGACGGCACCGCATCAAGGGCGTGGTGGGCCCGGACGAGTACCACGACGCCTATCCCGAAGCGAGCGCGCCCGGCCTCGACGACAACGCCTATACGAACGTCACCGCGGCCTGGGTGCTCGCCCGCACCCTGGAGCTGATCGACGCCCTGCCGGAGCCCAGGCGCCGCGAGCTCACCGAACGCACGGGCCTCGACGGGAGCGAGCTGGAGCGGTGGGAGGAGGTCTCCCGCACGCTCCACGTGCCCTTCCACCGCGGGGTGATCAGCCAGTTCGACGGCTACGGCGAGCTCGCCGAGCTTCCTTGGGCGGAGTACCGGCAGCGCTACGGCGACATCCGCCGTCTGGACCGGATCCTGGAGGCGGAGGGTGACACCGTCAACCGCTACCAGGCATCCAAACAGGCCGACGTCCTGATGCTCGGCTACCTCTTCGCCCCGGCCGAACTGCGGGACCTGTTCAGCAGGTTGGGGGTGCGGTTCGACGACGACATCTGGCACCGCACGGTCGACTACTACCTGCACCGCACCAGCCACGGCTCCACCCTCAGCGGACTGGTCCACGGCTGGGTGCTCGCCCGTGCCCGGCGCGCGGAGGCGTGGAAGTTCTGCCAGGAGGCCCTCCAGGGCGACATCGCGGACGTCCAGGGCGGCACCACCGGCGAGGGCATCCACCTCGGCGCCATGGCGGGCACCCTCGACCTCGTCCAGCGCGGGCTGACCGGCCTGGAGACCCGCGGGGGAGCGCTGTGGCTCGACCCGGTACCGCTGCCGGAGCTCTCCTCCTACGGTTTCGCCCTGCGCTACCAAGGCAATTGGGGTGTGCGGGTGCACCTGGAGCGCCGCGAGCTGGACATCGCCGTGCCGTCCTCCGACCAGTCCCCGATCGAGGTGCGGCTGCCGGACCGCACGGTCGTCGTCGAGCCGGGGGAGACGGTACGGCTGAAGCTGCCGGACTGA
- a CDS encoding HAD family hydrolase, with amino-acid sequence MEQPGTPLSEVRAVVFDTDGVITDSARVHAAAWKEAFDAFLRAHPPADPEQRRPFDVRDDYLRHVDGKSRLDGAAAFLASRGVDTSDTTVRAVAADKEERFTRRLREQGVEAFPGTVRLVRALRVAGTPLAAASASRHAGELLTRAGVRDLFDVLVDGAEAARLGLPGKPHPDLFLTAADRLGVPADRAAVVEDALAGVEAGRRGGFALVVGVDRAATGDSADRLRRHGADIVVRDLAELLGEEPT; translated from the coding sequence ATGGAGCAGCCCGGTACCCCCTTGAGCGAGGTCCGCGCCGTCGTGTTCGACACGGACGGAGTGATCACCGACTCGGCCCGTGTGCACGCGGCCGCGTGGAAGGAGGCGTTCGACGCCTTCCTGCGGGCGCATCCGCCCGCTGATCCCGAGCAGCGGCGGCCGTTCGACGTCCGGGACGACTACCTGCGCCACGTCGACGGCAAGTCCCGCCTCGACGGCGCCGCCGCCTTCCTCGCCTCGCGTGGCGTGGACACATCCGACACGACCGTGCGGGCCGTCGCCGCCGACAAGGAGGAACGCTTCACGCGGCGGCTGCGCGAGCAGGGCGTGGAGGCCTTCCCCGGCACGGTCCGGCTCGTGCGCGCGCTGCGCGTCGCCGGGACACCCCTGGCGGCGGCCTCGGCCTCCCGGCACGCGGGAGAGCTGCTCACCCGGGCGGGGGTACGCGACCTGTTCGACGTCCTCGTGGACGGTGCCGAAGCGGCCCGGCTCGGTCTGCCGGGCAAGCCGCATCCCGACCTGTTCCTCACCGCCGCCGACCGGCTCGGCGTCCCCGCCGACCGCGCCGCCGTCGTGGAGGACGCCCTCGCCGGCGTGGAGGCGGGCCGACGCGGAGGCTTCGCTCTGGTGGTGGGCGTGGACCGGGCCGCCACGGGGGACTCGGCGGACAGACTGCGCCGCCACGGCGCCGACATCGTCGTACGAGATCTGGCGGAACTGCTGGGTGAGGAGCCGACGTGA
- a CDS encoding universal stress protein yields MEELPLVAGVDGSPGSLQAVDWAVDEARRHSRELRLVHASLWERYEGVVSSDDPDRPSEQTAAEEVVATAVERARRRDPGVRVSSDVIPDEATHVLLGEAHRAFAVVTGARGRGGLAGLLLGSVALTVAARAHGPVIVVRGDKAGLAGTHERILLGAADPEIAREATRFAFREAEARGCVLDVVRAWRRPARPAAEDHDERASALLDALVHEATADHPDVRVRSATVEGPARTVLLDRSAAADLVIIGTRQRSGRFGLQFGRVGHTLLHHAHCPVAVVPQLE; encoded by the coding sequence ATGGAGGAGCTGCCCCTGGTCGCGGGCGTCGACGGATCACCCGGCAGCCTTCAGGCGGTCGACTGGGCCGTGGACGAGGCCCGGCGGCACAGTCGGGAGCTGCGTCTGGTGCACGCGTCCTTGTGGGAGCGCTACGAGGGTGTGGTGTCCTCGGACGATCCCGACCGCCCGTCCGAGCAGACGGCGGCCGAGGAGGTCGTCGCCACCGCCGTGGAGCGCGCCCGCCGCCGCGACCCCGGTGTGCGGGTTTCCTCCGATGTGATCCCCGACGAGGCGACGCACGTTCTGCTCGGCGAGGCGCATCGTGCCTTCGCGGTGGTGACCGGAGCGCGCGGCCGCGGCGGGCTCGCCGGACTGCTCCTCGGCTCGGTCGCGCTGACCGTCGCGGCTCGCGCGCACGGACCGGTGATCGTGGTCCGCGGGGACAAGGCGGGCCTTGCCGGCACCCACGAGCGGATCCTGCTCGGCGCCGCCGACCCGGAGATCGCCCGAGAGGCGACCCGGTTCGCCTTCCGCGAGGCCGAGGCCCGCGGCTGCGTCCTGGACGTCGTACGGGCCTGGCGCCGGCCCGCGCGCCCGGCGGCGGAGGACCACGACGAGCGGGCCTCGGCCCTGCTCGACGCCCTCGTGCACGAGGCGACGGCCGATCACCCGGACGTGCGGGTGCGCTCCGCCACGGTGGAGGGCCCGGCCCGCACGGTGCTGCTGGACCGGTCGGCCGCCGCGGATCTGGTGATCATCGGGACCCGGCAGCGGTCGGGCCGCTTCGGCCTCCAGTTCGGCCGGGTCGGACACACTCTGCTCCACCACGCGCACTGCCCCGTCGCCGTCGTCCCGCAGCTGGAGTGA
- a CDS encoding CBS domain-containing protein: MDGTPSIVNDVMTRDVVAVRRDDAFKDLVKAMRRYQVSGLPVVDDEQRVLGVVSQTDLLVKEELHGADPLRTARPVDLAKAEARTAAELMTAPAVTIDPYDTLAQAARTMARYGVHRLPVVGEDGVLKGIVSRSDVLKVFLRDDESIAREVRSDVVEFLFPEAPDAVRVDVRAGVVRLTGRVHGTALVPVAVRLARAVEGVVGVDCELLGPWRRPALEPDLADGRAQDG, encoded by the coding sequence ATGGACGGCACCCCGAGCATCGTGAATGACGTGATGACCCGCGACGTCGTGGCCGTGCGGCGCGACGACGCGTTCAAGGACCTGGTCAAGGCCATGCGCCGGTATCAGGTCAGCGGTCTGCCGGTGGTGGACGACGAGCAGCGGGTCCTGGGCGTGGTCTCCCAGACGGATCTGCTGGTGAAGGAGGAGCTCCACGGAGCCGACCCGCTCCGGACAGCCCGGCCAGTCGACCTGGCCAAGGCGGAGGCGCGCACGGCCGCCGAGCTGATGACGGCGCCAGCGGTCACCATCGACCCCTACGACACGCTGGCGCAGGCCGCCCGGACCATGGCGCGCTACGGGGTCCACCGGCTGCCGGTGGTCGGTGAGGACGGTGTGCTGAAGGGCATCGTCAGCCGCTCCGACGTGCTCAAAGTGTTCCTGCGGGACGACGAGTCCATCGCCCGGGAGGTGCGCTCGGACGTCGTGGAGTTCCTCTTCCCCGAAGCTCCGGACGCCGTGCGGGTCGACGTCCGCGCAGGCGTCGTACGGCTCACCGGCCGTGTGCACGGCACCGCCCTCGTACCCGTCGCGGTGCGGCTGGCGCGTGCCGTCGAGGGAGTGGTCGGCGTGGACTGCGAGCTGCTGGGCCCATGGCGTCGGCCCGCCCTCGAACCCGACCTCGCCGACGGCCGAGCCCAGGACGGTTGA
- a CDS encoding cyclic nucleotide-binding domain-containing protein yields MTTATTPRPDRTLATEHRGRLMGLAREALFPAGIRLFHEGGRADHFWIIRSGTVSLDMRVPGHRPVELETLGPGDLLGWSWLFPPYRWRFGARTVGPVRAQEFDAHVVRRMCADDPAMGHTVALWAGAVATRRLQAARTRLLDLYAPYGSGSRG; encoded by the coding sequence ATGACCACCGCGACGACACCCCGGCCGGACAGGACGCTCGCCACGGAGCACCGCGGCCGGCTCATGGGCCTGGCCCGCGAGGCCCTCTTCCCCGCGGGCATCCGCCTGTTCCACGAAGGCGGCCGGGCCGACCACTTCTGGATCATCCGGTCCGGCACCGTGTCGCTCGACATGCGTGTGCCGGGCCACCGCCCGGTCGAGCTGGAGACCCTCGGCCCCGGCGATCTGCTGGGCTGGTCCTGGCTCTTCCCGCCGTACCGGTGGCGGTTCGGCGCCCGGACGGTCGGGCCGGTGCGCGCACAGGAATTCGACGCGCACGTCGTACGCCGGATGTGCGCGGACGATCCCGCCATGGGCCACACCGTGGCGCTGTGGGCCGGGGCGGTCGCCACCCGCCGCCTCCAGGCCGCCCGCACCCGCCTCCTCGACCTGTACGCGCCCTACGGCAGCGGCAGCCGGGGCTGA
- a CDS encoding nitrate/nitrite transporter has product MAQSPSPERPSPTVSPSAWLMLALATVGFAVNFWAWALLSPLGPRFKDDLDLSSFEQSLLVAVPVVVGSLGRIPVGALTDRYGGRVMFPLVSAATVVPVLYVGLAGHDSLTALLVGGFFLGIGGTAFAVGVPFVSAWFPPERRGLAIGVFGMGMGGTAISALTTVKLVDAYGTANPFLVCTAVLVVYAVVAALVLRDAPGRAAPTEPLLRRLADTLRLPLTWQASALYAVAFGGYVAFSVYLPTYLKTAYGLTQTDAANRMAGFVLLAVAMRPVGGWLSDRIGPVRVLSGSLAVVVVSALAQSFTPSLAPVGTIAFLAMAAALGSGSGATFAFVALLAPPERTGSVTGVVGAAGGLGGFVPPLVMGSLYGAYGSYALGLLLLAAVALAALVFTETAVRHAATRRVPATQRH; this is encoded by the coding sequence ATGGCGCAGTCCCCGTCCCCCGAGCGCCCGAGCCCGACGGTGTCCCCGAGCGCCTGGCTGATGCTGGCCCTGGCCACCGTCGGGTTCGCCGTGAACTTCTGGGCGTGGGCACTGCTCAGCCCGCTCGGACCGCGCTTCAAGGACGACCTGGACCTGTCGTCCTTCGAGCAGTCGCTGCTGGTGGCCGTCCCGGTCGTGGTCGGGTCGCTCGGCCGGATCCCGGTGGGCGCGCTGACCGACCGCTACGGCGGACGGGTGATGTTCCCCCTGGTCTCGGCGGCCACGGTCGTCCCGGTGCTGTACGTCGGGCTCGCCGGGCACGACTCACTCACCGCGCTGCTGGTCGGCGGCTTCTTCCTCGGCATCGGCGGGACGGCGTTCGCGGTCGGGGTGCCATTCGTCAGCGCCTGGTTCCCGCCCGAGCGGCGCGGTCTCGCCATCGGCGTCTTCGGCATGGGCATGGGCGGTACGGCGATCAGCGCGCTGACCACGGTGAAGCTCGTGGACGCGTACGGCACCGCCAACCCGTTCCTCGTCTGCACCGCCGTCCTGGTGGTCTACGCGGTGGTGGCCGCGCTCGTCCTGCGGGACGCCCCGGGACGCGCGGCGCCGACCGAACCGCTGCTGCGGCGCCTGGCGGACACCCTGCGGCTGCCCCTCACCTGGCAGGCGTCGGCGCTGTACGCGGTGGCGTTCGGCGGCTATGTCGCCTTCTCCGTGTACCTGCCGACCTACCTCAAGACGGCCTACGGGCTCACCCAGACGGACGCGGCGAACCGCATGGCCGGATTCGTGCTGCTGGCGGTGGCGATGCGGCCGGTCGGCGGCTGGCTGTCGGACCGGATCGGTCCAGTGCGGGTGCTGTCCGGCTCCCTGGCCGTGGTCGTCGTGAGCGCGCTCGCGCAGTCCTTCACACCGTCCCTGGCCCCGGTGGGCACGATCGCCTTCCTGGCGATGGCGGCCGCGCTGGGCTCCGGCAGCGGGGCGACGTTCGCGTTCGTGGCGCTGCTCGCCCCGCCGGAGCGCACCGGCTCGGTGACCGGCGTGGTCGGAGCCGCGGGCGGCCTCGGCGGCTTCGTACCGCCCCTGGTGATGGGCTCCCTCTACGGTGCCTACGGCTCGTACGCGCTGGGCCTGCTGCTGCTCGCCGCGGTGGCGCTGGCCGCCCTGGTCTTCACGGAGACCGCGGTACGCCACGCGGCGACCCGGCGGGTTCCGGCCACCCAGCGCCACTGA